Proteins encoded by one window of Drosophila melanogaster chromosome X:
- the CtsB gene encoding cathepsin B, isoform C, protein MNLLLLVATAASVAALTSGEPSLLSDEFIEVVRSKAKTWTVGRNFDASVTEGHIRRLMGVHPDAHKFALPDKREVLGDLYVNSVDELPEEFDSRKQWPNCPTIGEIRDQGSCGSCWAFGAVEAMSDRVCIHSGGKVNFHFSADDLVSCCHTCGFGCNGGFPGAAWSYWTRKGIVSGGPYGSNQGCRPYEISPCEHHVNGTRPPCAHGGRTPKCSHVCQSGYTVDYAKDKHFGSKSYSVRRNVREIQEEIMTNGPVEGAFTVYEDLILYKDGVYQHEHGKELGGHAIRILGWGVWGEEKIPYWLIGNSWNTDWGDHGFFRILRGQDHCGIESSISAGLPKL, encoded by the exons ATGAATCTATTGCTCCTGGTGGCCACCGCGGCCTCCGTGGCGGCACTCACGTCCGGTGAGCCGTCACTGCTCTCGGATGAGTTCATCGAGGTGGTGCGCAGTAAGGCCAAAACCTGGACG GTGGGTCGCAATTTCGATGCATCCGTAACGGAGGGACATATTCGCCGCCTGATGGGCGTCCATCCGGATGCGCACAAGTTCGCACTGCCCGACAAGCGTGAAGTTCTTGGCGATCTATACGTGAATAGCGTTGACGAACTTCCCGAAGAGTTCGATTCCCGCAAGCAATGGCCAAACTGCCCAACCATTGGCGAGATTCGCGACCAGGGTTCATGCGGCTCCTGCTGGGCCTTTGGTGCCGTGGAAGCCATGTCCGATCGC GTGTGCATCCATTCCGGCGGCAAGGTGAATTTCCACTTTTCGGCCGATGATCTCGTCTCCTGCTGCCACACCTGCGGATTTGGCTGCAATGGCGGTTTCCCCGGCGCCGCCTGGAGCTACTGGACGCGCAAGGGAATCGTCAGCGGAGGACCCTACGGATCTAATCAG GGCTGCCGTCCTTACGAGATTTCTCCCTGTGAGCACCATGTGAATGGAACCCGACCACCATGTGCCCATGGCGGTAGAACGCCCAAGTGTTCGCACGTCTGCCAGAGCGGTTACACCGTCGATTATGCCAAGGACAAGCACTTCGGCTCCAAGTCGTACTCGGTGAGGCGTAATGTGCGTGAAATTCAGGAGGAGATCATGACCAATGGACCGGTTGAGGGCGCCTTCACCGTTTATGAGGATCTCATTCTGTACAAGGACGGTGTCTATCAGCACGAGCATGGCAAGGAGCTGGGCGGTCATGCCATTCGCATTTTGGGCTGGGGCGTTTGGGGCGAGGAGAAGATTCCGTACTGGCTAATTGGTAACTCGTGGAACACCGATTGGGGCGATCATGGTTTCTTCCGCATCCTGCGTGGCCAGGATCATTGCGGCATCGAGAGCTCCATTTCGGCGGGTCTGCCCAAGCTGTAA
- the amrt gene encoding amaretto, whose translation MRIFYGLLAFLVARQHDAQAIQARSDKEQPQTVVSGTAVQSVVPVQAQLGSGMGPSSSSSSASSASGGAGNSAFYPLGPNVMCSFLPRDFLDCKDPVDHRENATAQQEKKYGCLKFGGSTYEEVEHAMVWCTVFADIECYGNRTFLRAGVPCVRYTDHYFVTTLIYSMLLGFLGMDRFCLGQTGTAVGKLLTMGGVGVWWIIDVILLITNNLLPEDGSNWNPYV comes from the coding sequence ATGCGGATTTTCTACGGACTACTGGCGTTCCTGGTGGCCAGACAACACGATGCCCAAGCGATACAGGCACGCAGCGACAAGGAGCAGCCGCAGACTGTGGTCTCCGGCACGGCGGTGCAATCGGTGGTGCCCGTTCAGGCGCAACTGGGCTCCGGCATGGGACCCTCCTCATCGTCATCTTCGGCATCTTCCGCCTCGGGCGGAGCTGGAAACTCGGCCTTCTATCCACTGGGACCGAATGTGATGTGCTCGTTTCTGCCGCGCGACTTTCTCGATTGCAAGGATCCCGTCGATCATCGGGAGAACGCCACGGCGCAGCAGGAAAAGAAATACGGATGCCTGAAGTTCGGTGGTTCCACGTACGAAGAGGTGGAGCACGCCATGGTCTGGTGCACCGTGTTTGCCGACATCGAGTGCTACGGTAATCGCACCTTTCTGCGCGCCGGAGTGCCCTGTGTCCGCTACACGGATCACTACTTTGTGACCACACTGATCTACAGCATGCTGCTGGGTTTCCTCGGTATGGATCGCTTCTGTCTCGGTCAAACGGGCACGGCTGTGGGCAAACTGCTTACCATGGGCGGCGTGGGCGTTTGGTGGATCATCGACGTCATCCTCCTGATCACCAACAATTTGCTGCCCGAGGACGGCAGCAATTGGAATCCCTATGTCTAG
- the CG10993 gene encoding uncharacterized protein, whose protein sequence is MKEIKKKSKPKRKPTRMEVEESEPEMPFSYKTQPDEGESVNGEAHTSDDGDEMELATFKAASKKGVIYISNLPKHMTLTRLREILGEYGAIGRAFLRSQKLSRKPHNFLFAEGWVEFKSKRVAKQIVPLLNYKQISTHKKSPFYYSLWIMEYLPRFKWARLNELMNIVPVTNSQNHLKFLNKKAKKAKKVKKAKKALADRLLELVLASSI, encoded by the exons atgaaggaaataaaaaagaaatcaaagccaaaacgcAAGCCCACTCGCATGGAAGTGGAGGAGAGTGAGCCTGAGATGCCGTTCTCTTATAAGACGCAGCCAGATGAAGGTGAGTCTGTGAATGGGGAGGCACATACCTCGGATGACGGCGATGAAATGGAGCTGGCCACCTTCAAAGCCGCCAGCAAGAAGGGTGTCATCTACATATCCAACCTACCCAAGCACATGACCTTGACCCGCCTGCGTGAAATCTTGGGCGAGTACGGTGCCATCGGCAGAGCTTTCCTGCGGTCGCAGAAGCTGTCAA GAAAGCCTCATAATTTCCTCTTCGCCGAGGGTTGGGTGGAATTCAAATCGAAACGTGTGGCCAAACAGATCGTTCCACTGCTCAACTACAAGCAGATATCCACGCACAAGAAGTCCCCATTTTATTACTCACTGTGGATCATGGAGTACCTGCCGCGCTTCAAGTGGGCCCGTCTAAACGAACTCATGAACATCGTGCCGGTCACCAACTCTCAGAACCATCTCAAGTTCCTCAATAAGAAGGCGAAGAAGGCCAAGAAAGTTAAGAAAGCCAAGAAGGCTCTGGCTGACAGACTTCTTGAGTTAGTGCTAGCCTCTAGCATCTAA
- the CG10996 gene encoding uncharacterized protein yields MVKVVEDIFGIATNPFTKQAQVIRRYTMTNTNRLSVAIIQLGATIQSIQVPDAYHQLSDVVLGFDDVAGYTKYRNYHFGCTIGRVSDVVGNGEFIMDERRVVVSKNLGQKHQTNGGFVGFDQVIWDLEMKRPDGVTLRHISPDGHEGYPGTLKVLLHFTINDDNRFFIQIEATTNQTTPVNISNHIIFNLAGQSTGIKGIFDHQINIEAIETMETSNGDGLPTGRFKNVNDSVYDIRLPVFMGDRVRQFEKKPVKGYDVCFALDKEFDAIRTRYVGRFLHPDSGRFMEIFSNQPCVKFTTGNCFPQEPLGEPPILGKKCTRYWQHCGFSLQLLNYPDAVNQPDFPRIFINPGEHYFHETIYHFGVQESWKCCADPEELEALGEEPLRKPKAV; encoded by the coding sequence ATGGTTAAGGTTGTGGAGGACATCTTTGGTATTGCGACCAATCCGTTTACCAAACAGGCCCAAGTGATTCGTCGCTACACGATGACCAACACCAATCGCCTGTCCGTGGCCATCATCCAGCTGGGCGCAACAATCCAGAGCATTCAAGTGCCAGATGCCTATCACCAGTTGTCCGATGTGGTCCTCGGATTCGATGATGTTGCCGGGTATACGAAATATAGAAATTATCATTTTGGTTGCACGATTGGCAGAGTCTCGGATGTGGTGGGCAACGGCGAGTTCATCATGGACGAGCGACGTGTCGTTGTATCCAAAAATCTCGGCCAGAAACACCAAACTAATGGTGGCTTTGTGGGCTTCGATCAGGTCATTTGGGATCTGGAAATGAAACGACCGGATGGCGTCACCTTGCGTCATATATCCCCGGATGGACACGAAGGTTATCCTGGGACCTTGAAAGTATTACTTCACTTCACCATAAATGACGACAATCGGttttttatacaaattgaAGCTACCACTAATCAAACGACGCCGGTAAATATATCCAATCATATCATCTTTAATCTGGCTGGCCAGTCTACCGGAATCAAGGGCATTTTTGACCATCAAATCAATATTGAGGCAATAGAAACGATGGAAACATCAAATGGCGACGGACTTCCCACGGGTCGATTTAAGAACGTTAATGATTCCGTATACGATATCCGATTGCCAGTATTCATGGGCGACCGAGTGCGTCAGTTTGAAAAGAAACCGGTAAAGGGTTACGATGTTTGCTTTGCTCTCGACAAGGAGTTTGATGCAATTAGAACGCGTTATGTGGGCAGATTTTTGCATCCGGATTCGGGCAGATTTATGGAAATATTCAGCAATCAGCCGTGTGTTAAATTCACCACCGGCAATTGTTTTCCCCAGGAACCGCTTGGTGAGCCACCAATATTGGGTAAAAAGTGCACCCGCTATTGGCAACATTGTGGCTTTAGTCTTCAGCTACTTAACTATCCGGATGCCGTAAATCAGCCGGATTTTCCACGCATCTTCATCAATCCGGGCGAGCATTATTTCCATGAAACCATCTACCATTTTGGCGTTCAGGAATCGTGGAAATGCTGTGCCGATCCGGAGGAACTGGAAGCCCTGGGCGAAGAACCACTGCGGAAACCAAAGGCCGTTTGA